Proteins found in one Cyanobacteria bacterium GSL.Bin1 genomic segment:
- a CDS encoding DUF1772 domain-containing protein: MSTEAIFPIVLIMATLLCSLVAGFLFAFASVVMPGLKRLDDREFIQAFQVIDGVIQNNQPIFVAVWVGSIVALLASVGLGLGQLDRAQRLLMILTPILYLLGVQLSTFTINVPLNNKLQTLNVDEMKETALKSARMEFEPRWNQWNLIRMLLACLTSALLMILLFRI, translated from the coding sequence ATGTCAACAGAAGCAATCTTTCCAATTGTCTTGATTATGGCGACGTTACTGTGTTCCCTCGTAGCAGGCTTCCTGTTTGCTTTTGCCTCAGTAGTGATGCCAGGGCTTAAACGTTTAGATGACCGAGAGTTTATCCAAGCGTTTCAGGTGATAGATGGTGTGATCCAAAATAATCAACCGATCTTTGTGGCGGTTTGGGTGGGGTCAATTGTGGCTTTGCTGGCTTCAGTTGGGCTGGGCTTGGGACAACTCGATCGCGCTCAACGTCTGCTCATGATTTTGACTCCAATCCTTTATCTGCTTGGCGTTCAGTTATCCACCTTCACGATCAACGTACCACTGAATAACAAACTACAAACTCTGAATGTGGATGAGATGAAGGAAACAGCTCTAAAATCAGCTCGTATGGAGTTTGAACCGCGTTGGAACCAATGGAACTTAATCAGGATGCTCCTTGCGTGCTTAACCTCTGCCCTGTTAATGATTCTATTGTTCAGGATTTAA